TCACTAACTGCCCGCATTGTTTCAATACGCTTAAGAATGAATATCCCGATTTTAACGGCAACTATGAAGTTGTCCACACACATCAATTGTTGGAGAAGCTTATTAAATCCGGCAAACTTAAAATAGATACTGGAAAAATTAAACGGGAAAAACTTCCAAATGGCGGCTCTATTACAATCCATGATTCCTGCTATCTTGGCCGTCACAATAATATATATCAGCCGGCGCGCACATTAGTTGACCTTGTGGGCGGTCGAGTTGAGATGAAGCGTTCCCGCGATAATTCATTCTGCTGCGGCGCAGGCGGCGGCGGCATGTGGCTTGAGGAAAACATCGGCACACGCATCAATGTCGAACGTACCGAGCAATGTCTGGAGACCGGCGCCAAAACCATAGGCGTGGCTTGCCCGTTCTGCATGACAATGCTTGAGGATGGCTTGAAAACAAAAGATGAAATCGAAACGCATTCGGTATTGGAGATTACCGAGATATTAGCCGCGGGAGTGTAAAGAATACAAAGAATTTAATTATGAGAAAGATTACAGGAGTTATAAATTTAACCGGGGCGATTGTAATGATTATCACTGCAATAATCTGGGTTATTGTTATTCTAAAACCACTGCCATACTCAAACGGTTATTCAATAGACTGGATACTTAGACCATATCAGCTTTATCTCGATTTCGGATTGGTAATAATTATAGCTTTATCTATCATTTACTTTACAATATCAACTTACTTGAAATTTGACAGAATTAGTGAGAATGATGAGTTGAGTCTTAAAAAAGAAAACAGAATTTTAAAAATGAAGATTGACCAGGCAAGGCTAAAAAAGGAACTCGGAAAGCAAATTGAATCTGATTATGATGAAACACGGCAACTTTAATCCGATGCAGATTCAGCTGTTAAATATTTCAGAAAATATTTGACAATAGGAAAATAGTGAGTTGATAAATGAAAAATCTTTGCGAGTGGTGCCTTGGCAATGAGCTTATGAAAGAGTACCATAACACCGAATGGGGTACGCCGGTTCATGATGATAGTAAGCTATTCGAGTTTCTTGTTTTAGATGCATTTCAGGCTGGTTTGAGTTGGCTGACAATTCTTAAGAAAAGAGAAAATTTCAGAAAAGCTTTTGATAACTTTGATTATAATAAAATAGCTAAATATGATGAGAAGAAATACGATAAACTTATGAATGATGCCGGTATTATTCGCAACAAACTTAAAATCAAAGCTGCTATTACTAATGCTATGATGTTTATCGATATCCAAAAAGAGTTCGGCAGTTTTGATAAATATATCTGGCAGTTTGTTGATAGTAAAACCATTCATAATAGATGGAAGACCATGAAGGAAATACCGGCGAAAACGGCCGTATCCGATTTGATGAGTGGGGATTTAAAAAAACGGGGCTTTAAATTTGTCGGTTCGACTATATGTTACGCTTTCATGCAGGCAGCCGGACTGGTTAATGACCATGTGGTGGGTTGTTATCGTTATAAAGAAGTCAAGAAGCTTAAGTAGAAATATATTATCCCGGATTTTGCAGTTCATCTGTTTGGCGTTCAGCCTTAGGTGAACCCGTCTGCTATTAACGCTTGCGCACACGACGTTTCCCGACAGCTTGGGGCAAGGGCATATACCAGCCACATAAATTTACTGTGTAAAGTATATTTTATATATACCGAATAAATTCTTAACATATAAATTATAGATAATTTAAGATGTCATAATATCTTAAGAAAATTTATCTTGACATCATTAATATTTGATGATAAGCTTTTTCTATAAAGGCAGTTGGCATGTTACTTATAACTATTTTTAGGAGGGATTGAAAATGTACGAAGAACCGGGAGCAGGATTTTATTTACTGTGGTTTTTTATTGCCGCGGCAAGCTATGCTTATCTTGCGGTGTGTCTTCAATTTATAGCCCGCAAAACAGATACGAAAGACGGCTGGATGGCTTGGATTCCGATTTTAAATTGCTATCTTCTATGTGTAATCGCCGGCAAACCGGGATGGTGGTTGATTTTACTGTTTATTCCAATAATTAATATCATCATCTCAATAATAATCTGGATGGCGATTGCCGAAAGACGCGGCAAACCTAACTGGATTGGCATATTGATGATTATACCTTTTGTTAATATTATTATTCCGGGCGTTCTCGCCTTTTCCGAATAAAAAACAATAAAAGGTTTAAAGCAAATACGCTGTCTTTGATGATGCTAATAAGCTTTTAGCTAATATTCTATAGGTCAAAACTCATGTGGTCTTGACGAACGCTGTCGGAATATCTATAACCTCAAGGGTTTTGACCTGCTATTCTGTTATACGCTTAACAAAGACATAATAAGATGTTGGCGCACGGGGACGTACACCAACAACAAAATGCTCCCGTGCTGTCTAAGCATATTTTATGACTTCTCATAACATCTGGATGTCTAAGTAGTGGTACTGTATATATAATATCTGCGCCGGTTAATCTTCCATTAAAATTTGCATCACCGGGCTTATATCTGCAGCTTACATTTACACAGTCCCTTCCCTTGCCTATTATTGACCAAAATTTCCCTTGCAAAATGACTATGCCTCAATTAATTATTAAACCTATGACATTGAATAAATTCAACAACAGTCGATAAACATCACTAAGGCGCAAATTATGGGAGTTGAAATTCCAATGGAGTTAAATATCGATTCTGAAAAAGCTAAGAAACATCTTATCGAATTTATAAATGCTGAACTCGATAAGGCCGGATTTTCAAAGCTTGTTCTGGGAATATCAGGAGGAATAGATTCTGCGGTTGTCGCTTATCTATCGGTTGAATCGATTGGTGCCGATAATGTTACCGGCGTTATCCTGCCCTATGCGGCATCCGATCCGGATAATATTAAAGATGCCGAGGCTATCATCAAGACACTTGGTATAAACCGCCGTTATGTGGATATTACTCCAATGGTTGACGCTTATTTCGATAAGTTTCCTACTGATGATAATAACCGCCGCGGCAACAAGATGGCCAGAGAACGAATGAGCGTGCTGTTCGATATTTCAGCCGAACTTGAGGCGCTGGTGATAGGCACCTCGAATAAATCTGAAATCATGGTCGGCTATGGCACCCTATATGGTGATCTTGCCTGCGCTTTTAATCCGCTTGGCAATTTTTATAAGACCCAGATTCGTCAGCTTGCCGGCTGTCTTGGCATAGCTGAAAATATTATCAATAAACCGCCATCAGCGGATCTCTGGCAGGGACAGACCGATGAGGGCGAACTCGGCATCACCTATGAAAAACTCGATAGATTTCTGTATTATTATATTGATAAAAACTACAGCGAGCAGCAGCTTCTACAGCAAGATTTCACTGCTAATGTGATTAATCTGATTAAAACAAAGATTACCCGGAATGAATTTAAAAGACGGCTCCCGAAAATTGCGCCCTTTACCGGCTGATTTATCGGATAATTTAGGCATTATCTATTAATATGACTCGAACAACTGAAAATGCTGGCAAACTTTATGTAGTCTCCACTCCCATAGGCAGTTTAGATGATATGACTTTCAGAGCGGTTAATGTACTGAAATCCGCAGATATTATTGCCTCGGAGGATACCCGTCATACATCGATTCTGCTTAAACACTACGATATAAAAACAAAGCAGATGTCATATCACGATTACAACAAAGAGAAGCAGACGCCTCGAATTCTGTCTTTATTGCTTGAGGGGCAAAATGCGGCTGTTGTTTCGGATGCCGGCACACCGGGGATTTCAGATCCCGGATTTTATCTAATACGCGAGTGTATTAGAAATGATATAGGTATTATTCCAATCCCGGGAGCATCCTCTGTGATGGCGGCTATTGTTATTTCAGGTTTACCAACTGACAGGTTTTGCTTTGAGGGGTTTCTTCCAAAAACGAAGGGCAAATTAACAAACAGGTTGGATGAACTGAAAAATGACAAACGCACCCTTATATTTTTTGAATCTCCCTATAGAATAACCAAGACATTGACAGTAATGATAGAGGTGTTTGGAGACCGCAATGCTTTTGTGGGACGAGAACTAACTAAAAAATTTGAGCAGGCTTACCGTCATAATTTATCGGAGCTTTTAGATATATTCGAACAAAAAACTCCCAAAGGCGAATTTGTTTTAGTGGTTGCCGGCAACAGGGATAATATTGGCTGATAAACTAAAAAATCGAATCATCATCAATGATATAATAATCTTGATTTATAGCGCTGTCCAACTGCTTTTGGTTATTATCTTTGGTAATCTTCTAAAAAGCTATCTGCTTGTATTTTATGCGGGAACAGCTTTTATGACTTGTATCATGATTATATTTCCTCGCCCCGAAAAACCTTCATTGGTTCATTTCATTAAAACCGTATATCCATTGCCATTAATATATTTATATTATCGCATTGTTGGTTTTCAAACACAGATATCAAATTTTAATTATCATGATGTTTTCATATTGGGTATAGAGAAAAAACTATTGGGCGTCTATCCTGCATTCGCATTGCAGAGAATAATGGAGGTCTGGCTAAATGAGTTAAGCTACTTTTTGTATTGTCTGGGAATTATTCTTCCTATTTGGGCAATTATAAAATTATATAATGAAAACAATCTTAAATATTTCGAGAATTTCATCTTAGCTATTGAAATCGGTTGTTTGTCATGTTTGGCAATAGCCACAGTTTATCCGGTGGCTGGTCCGGCGGAGGCTTTGATTGATTATTTTTATTTAAATATTTACGGTTCGTGGTTTTCGATTGTTATACCATTTTTTATACAGTTTATTTCACCCTCTTTGAGCAGTTTTCCGGCAGTTTATTTTTGTCTGATTGTAATTTCCTCATATTACCTGTGGGATTTTGGTAAGGCCTATATAGCCATATCATTTGCGTTGTTGACAGGTGTTTTCTGGGGAGGCATATATCTTCGCTATCATTATCTTGCTGATGGCATAGTTGGCTTGATTATCGCCTTTATGGCAACATCAATCGCCGGAATAATCTATTATACCAAGCATGGGGAATATAACCCATCAAAAGATATGAGTGAATAATATTTAGGCTTAATGCTATCCCGATTATGGTAAAAATCGATTGGCAAATAGCAGTTGTGATATATACAGGGGGAATTAGTATTAATCTACAACGATATTGCCGTCGATTATCTCGTGTGATTCCATAGATTCAATCTGATGTTCGGAAAGGTCTCGAAGAACCAGTATGGAAACACGTCTGTTGCGGGCATCTAATGGGTTATCGGGGAATTTTAAACGATTGGCGGCATAACCCATAACACCCTCAATCTGTTTGTCTTTTAAGCCATTTGCAGTCATAAACTTGCGTGCAGCGTTAGCCCGGTCTGCCGACAACTCCCAATTTGAATAGATTCGTCCGTAAGCAAACTGACGGGCATCCGTATGTCCCTCAATTATTACTTTATTATTTAATTTCCCAAGCTCTTTGGCAATAGGAATTATAACTTCTTTACCGGTTGCCGAAAGTTCGGATTCTCCCAACCTGAAAAAGAAAGATGAATCATTGGTAGGGCTTAATGATTCGATAAGTTCAATTCTCAAACCCTCTTCTGTCAAATCAATTTCAATATGATCTTGAAATGCCTCGAAGTTTGGCATTCCGGAAAGCGCATCGGTTATTTTTTCGCCGGCTTGACGAAGGACTTCTTTGGCTCGTTCCTCGGTTATAGCTCTTGTATTTAGTTTTGCAGAGTTTGAATTTTTAAGAATCGATTCTCCCCCCTTTAATATTGATTGGCTTCCTTTTCCTTTTAAGCCTTTTCCAAATCCGATGGGGTCGTTAAAATATTGGGCAACATTGTCTTTAATAATTTGGTCTTGGCTAACCAGCCACATGACTAAAAAAAAAGCCATCATTGAAGTTATAAAGTCGGCATAGGCAACTTTCCAGGCGCCGCCGTGATGGCCGCCGTGCCCGCCCTTTTTGTTGATGATTATTATTGGCCGTTCTTTTTCAGACTCTTCAACCATTAGCATATATCCCTAATTATCTTAGCCTTTATCCCGAGTCGCCTTACAGGCTTCTTCAAGCTCGATGAATCCGGGGCGAATATCCGCGCCTATCGAACGTCTGGCGAATTCAACTGCAATAGATGGCGCCATGCCTTTATGGAAGCCGAGAAGGGCTTGCTTAACAAGAGTAAAACTTTGCGACTTTTCGGAATTTAAGATTTCTATATTTGAAGCTAACGGCGCAACAAAACCATAGGAAAGCAGAATACCAAGAAAAGTTCCCACCAGGGCGGCGCCTACTTTATGGCCGATTACTTCAGGCGGACCGCCAATTGCGCCCATAGTAAGTACTATACCCATTACAGCGGCAACAATACCAAAACCAGGGAGCGCATCGCCCATCTTATTAATAGAGGCCGGAGATTTGCCTTCATCCTCATGCATTTTATCGAGATCATTATCAATTAGCGCTTCTAAATCGTGAGCTGGAACACCGCCCGATAGAATAAGTCTCATCGTATCAACAAAAAAGTTTAACAGGTGATGATTGGCTAAAAAATCCGGATAATTGGTTAATATCTTACTTTCCTGGGGGTTTTCTATATGCGTTTCCATCGCTACCAAGCCATCTTTACGCGCTCCCTGAAATACTTCATAAAGCATAACTAAGAGATTAACATAATATTCTTTTGAAGGGGGAGGTTTTAATACTCCTATTATATCGCTCATCATTAGCTTAATAATCTTTATCGGGCTGGCAACGATAAGAGAACCAAGCGCACAGCCGCCGATAATCAAAAACTCGGCCGGCTGGAACAGCACCATAAGTTGGCCGCCCTCCCAAACAAAACCGCCAAGCACTCCGACTAATACAATAATAAAACCAACAATAGCAATCATAATTATACCTTTACATTAAGCAATAGTTGATATAATAATTCCTACAGTTATTAGTCGTCAAATTTTAGTAAAAATAAAGTATATTTTACCTAAGTTGGCTGGTTTTTCAAAGTGAATCTATATTAAACGCTAAAATATTGAGTAAAAACAAAAGTAGCAGTTATTTATTAATGAATCAGATCACAATGAAATGCTAATTAACACATCATTCTCTGATCAAAATATATCTTATGAATTGCAATTTGTTGAAGACGAGTAATATGGCATATCAGCCCACTTTTTTATATAAAAACTCAAACCCCCCGATACCGAAATACAGCACGCTTGAGACCACAATACCCGATATGCAGACACCTGCCAGCACCGCCAGCAGAGATTTTTTCTTATCGAGGCCAAAAAGCCAGGCGGCAACTGTGCCGGTATAGGCGCCGGTTACCGGCAAAGGTATGGCTACGAATATAGTAATTCCCCAGAAACCGTATTTCTCGATAAGATGAGATGTTTTTTTTCGCACTCGTCGGATGAATTTATCGAAAAGTTTTTCATAAAATGACCATTTTATTAAAAGTTTATGCAGGGTTTCGAGGAATATAAACATAATCGGCCCAACCAAGAAATTGGCGGCTACGCAAACAACGTACGCCAACCAGATTGGTTGACCGGACAGGTAAGCATAAGGGATACCGCCCCTGAGTTCTGCAATCGGTAAAAGCGACAGAATTATAGCATAAATGAGTGTCATCATCAGACTAAAATTTTTCCTTTTATAATAACAGCTTAGCGATAATACTATCCGGCTGAACATTTTGCAATATATTTTCGATGATGAAGTTTGATATATAAGCACATTTAAAGCATAACCCGGTTGTTGATAAGCGATTATTTGAGCATTTAACGGAATTGATAGCATAATAGTCGGGGCTGGAAAGACCCGACTATTAAGATGTTAGGTTTTTATCGAATACTTAAAAGCTTCGACTGCCACCAACGCTGGTGCACGAGGACTTACACCAGCCACATAAGCACTGGTGCACGAGGACGTACACCAGCCACATAATGTGTTGTCGGAAGTTGCTTCCGACAGCTCTGGCAGAAGAAGCACAGGTTAGAATTTGTGAATAATACGGATTCGCTAGATTCGTTATTTTGGAAAGATTTCAAAATTAAATTGACATTATATTTACAAAACGCTAACATAGCCTAAATAAAAACTGTTGTGCAGGGTGCCATCGCGAATGCTTATTCCTAAAATACAAGAACAAACAATCAGCGGGAGCAATTATTCTTGATTAAAGAACTGATATTTCTTTTTGTCGGCGGTTTGGGTATGTTCCTTTTTGGTATGCGGCTTATGTCGGATGGTTTAAAGGCGACTACCAGCGATAAAATCAAACGTATTCTCACGCTTCTGACAAAGAACCGTTTCTTAGCGGTTTTGCTTGGCACAGGTTTAACAGCGCTTATTCAGTCCTCCAGCGGGATGACAGTTATTACAATTGGGCTGGTCAATTCCGGTTTGCTAACGCTTAGCCAGGCAATTGGTGTAGTCATGGGCGCTAATATCGGGACCACATTAACTGCTTGGCTGGTATCGTTTATGGGCGTATTTAAGATAACCGATTATGCGCTTATAGCGGTTGGCATAGGCTTTTTTATGACTTTAGCTCCCCGGGGTAGTAGTTTTCGCGGTCGGGGGCAGGTGCTTATTGGTTTAGGATTATTATTCCTTGGGCTTGGTTTTATGAAAGACGCTTTTCATCCATTACGGGAAAGCCCGGCAATTATCAATGCTCTTCAGACTCTAAGCGTGCAACCGATTCTGGCGGTAATAGTTGGCGCAGCTGCCACAATCCTGCTTCAATCGTCCTCAGCAACAATTGCAATAGTACAGCTTCTGGCATTCCAGGGTTTAATTGATATCAATACAGCGATACCTTTGGTTCTGGGGGAAAATATAGGCACTACGATTACTGCTCAGATTGCCGCCTTTAATACAAATATAAACGCTCGACGAACTGCTATGGCACATACGCTTTTCAATTTAATAGGAACAGCTTATATATTACCATTAGTCTCTCTTGGCATATATCTAAAATTTATCAATTTACTAATACCAGGGCAAGTAACAACAACCAATATCATGATTTATATTGCTGTATCTCACAGTGCATTTAATATTATAAATACTATTATAATGCTCCCATTAGTGAAATATTTGGAAAAAGGAGCGATATTACTTACGCCAAAAGGCAGCAATAAGATTAATGGCATGCCGAAATATCTCGACCGGCGGGTTATGAAATCTCCCGCCACTGCTTTAGTTCAGGCAAGAAATGAGGTCCTTCGAATGGCGCAGATGTGCCGAGAGGCGATTGAACTGTCTTATACCTCATTTACAAATAAGGATGCCAAGCTTTTCAAGAAGCTTATTGAACTTGAAGATGCAATCGATAATCTTCAAGGGGAAATCACCCGTTTCTTGGTAGATCTTTCCCAGCAGCATCTTGAACCATTGCAGTCGGAGGAGTTGCCGGTGTGGATGCATTCGGTAAACGACCTCGAACGGATTGGTGACCATACGGAAAATCTGATGGAGTTGACAGAACGATCAATTAAACTGAAAACCTACCTTCCTCCGGAGGCAAAAAAAGAATTGCAAACCATGTTTAAGACCATAATTGAGATGAGCGATAATATTTTGCTGGCGATTGAAAACAATGACAGGGATAGAGCTTACGGGGCGTTGTCATGCGAGAACAGAATTAACCATTTGTTTATTGAGTTTCGTGATTCGCAGATTCGCAGGCTCAATTCGGGCGAATGCAAAGCTATTGATGGAATATTATTTATTGATGTTATCAATAATCTTGAAAAAATAGGCGACCATTATACCAACATTGCGCAGGCTGTATTAAAGGATTTTCAATACAGTTATGACGAGATAAAACTGCCGTCGCCAGCCAAACAACAGTAAGAATTTCACCTCGTTACAACTTATTAGTATCCAGTGGGTTACAAAGCCGAGAAAGCGAATTTTGTGCTTGAAAAATAGTTATAATTATTGTATAATGAATATCAACTGAGACTTAATCGGGGTATGCTGCTATGACAACATAGCAGCACGGTATTCAATTAGTTGTGGTCTCATTAAGGTTTTACATACCCCGGAACAGAGTTGGCTATTCAATGTAATTGGCCTTTAAATAAGTGCAAGTATCCTTAAAAACAGGAGAATCCAAATATGCCGTTAGGCTCTGAAAAAATACTGCCGGTTTTCATCGAAGAGGAGATGAAAAACTCATATATCGACTACTCAATGTCGGTAATCACTAACCGGGCGCTGCCGGATGTCCGGGATGGCCTGAAGCCATCCAACCGCCGCATCTTAGTTGCCATGAACGACCTTAATTTATCGTCCGGACGACCGCACCGTAAGTGCGCCAAAATCGCCGGTGATACCTCCGGTAATTATCATCCGCATGGCGAACAGGTCGTTTATCCTACGCTTGTCAGGATGGCGCAGGATTTCAATATGCGCTATATGCTGGTTGATGGGCAGGGCAATTTCGGCTCTATTGATGGCGATTCCCCTGCCGCAATGAGATATACCGAGGCAAGAATGACCTCAGTGTCGATGGAGATGCTTGAGGATATCAAGAAAGATACCGTCGATTTTATTCCCAACTATGACGACACTCGCAAGGAACCGAAAGTTCTGCCCGGAAAATTCCCCAACCTGATATGCAATGGAGCAACCGGCATCGCAGTTGGTATGGCTACGAATATTCCGCCTCATAACCTCAATGAAGCAATTGAGGCGCTTACATGTCTTATTGATAATCCGGAGACATCTATTGATGATTTGATGCAGTATATAAAAGGACCCGATTTGCCAACAGGCGGCATCATTTTCGGTCTTGATGACATGCGTAAGGGTTATCATACCGGTCATGGACGGTTTTATATAAGAGCTAAAGCCAACGCCGAGACCAGCAAGACGGGCAAAGAAAGTATAATTGTTTCGGAAATACCATATCAGGTTAATAAATCAAACCTATTGGAGAAGATTGCCGAATTAGTGCGCGATAAACGCATCACGGGAATCTCCGACCTTCGTGATGAATCCGACCGCGATGGCATGCGAATAGTGATTGAGCTTAAACGAGATGCCGTTACAGAAGTTGTCTTGAATCAGCTTTTTAAGATGACCCAGATGCAGACCTCCTTTGGCATGAATATGCTGGCATTGGTTGATGGCGTACCGCAGGTTTTAAATCTCAAAGATATGCTTCAGAAATTCATCGACCACCGTCATGAGGTAGTTATTCGCCGTACGCAATTTGAACTTGACGAAGCTGAAAAGCGCGCTCATATACTTGAAGGATACAAAATTGCCTTAGATAATATTGATGCCGTAATAGAGCTGATAAAGAAATCAAAATCTCCGGCTCATGCCAAAGAGGGCTTGATGAAAAAATTCAAGCTGTCGGAAATCCAATCTCAGGCTATACTGGAAATGCGTCTGCAAAGGCTAACCGGTCTTGAACGTCAGAAAATAGAAGATGAATATCGGTCTGTTATCAAACGAATTGCCGAGCTTAAAGGTATCCTCGAAAGCAAAGCTAAAAGAATGTATATTATTAAGACCGAACTTCAAGAGCTAAGAGAGAAGTATGGAGACGAACGCCGAACAGAAATCCTTGAACGGGACATTACAGAGGATTTCTCGATAGAGGATCTTATTGCCGAGGAAGATATGGTGGTAACCATATCACATGCCGGCTATATCAAACGGATTTCCATATCATCATACAGAAAGCAATCGCGCGGCACTCGCGGCAAGATTGGCATGGAAACAAAGGAAGAGGATTTTGTTGAGCATATGTTTGTAGCATCCACTCATCAGTATATACTTTTCTTCACCGAACACGGCAAATGCTATTGGCTGAAAGTGCATGAGGTGCCCCAAGGAGGCAGATTGGCTAAGGGCAAACCGATTGTTAATATGATTGGGATTCACAAGAAGGACAGCATTGCGGCTTTTGTGCCGGTGCGCAATTTCGATGATCCGGGTTGTATTGTGATGGCAAGCAAAAAGGGTCAGATTAAGAAGACTGAATTACACGCTTTTTCCAACCCGCGGCGGGATGGCATTATTGCTATGAATATTCCAAGTGATGATCAGGTAGTAGAGGTTGGATTCACCGATGGTTCCTGCGATATTATCCTGGCAACTCGTCAGGGACAGGCGATAAGATTCCCCGAAAGCAAAGTCCGTTCGATGGGCAGAACTGCTTATGGCGTACGCGGCATCAATTTGGCTAAGGAAGACTATGTAATAGGCATGGTTGTTGTGAAACGGGAAGGAACATTATTAACTGTTACCGAAAACGGTTGCGGCAAGCGTTCTAATATTGCTGACTACCGCGTAACCAACCGCGGCGGCAAAGGGATTATCAATATTAAGGCATCCAAGCGCAACGGTTTGGTAGTTGCCATAAAAGAAGTTGTAGGCGATGATGAATTATTATTGATTACGCTTAAGGGAATTATCAATCGCATTTCCGTAAGCCAGATAAGAAGCATAGGCCGCAATACTCAAGGTGTCCGCTTGATAGGGCTTGACCCGGGGGATAGGCTTATAGATGTTGCCCG
Above is a window of Candidatus Zixiibacteriota bacterium DNA encoding:
- the rsmI gene encoding 16S rRNA (cytidine(1402)-2'-O)-methyltransferase; the protein is MTRTTENAGKLYVVSTPIGSLDDMTFRAVNVLKSADIIASEDTRHTSILLKHYDIKTKQMSYHDYNKEKQTPRILSLLLEGQNAAVVSDAGTPGISDPGFYLIRECIRNDIGIIPIPGASSVMAAIVISGLPTDRFCFEGFLPKTKGKLTNRLDELKNDKRTLIFFESPYRITKTLTVMIEVFGDRNAFVGRELTKKFEQAYRHNLSELLDIFEQKTPKGEFVLVVAGNRDNIG
- a CDS encoding NAD+ synthase; the encoded protein is MELNIDSEKAKKHLIEFINAELDKAGFSKLVLGISGGIDSAVVAYLSVESIGADNVTGVILPYAASDPDNIKDAEAIIKTLGINRRYVDITPMVDAYFDKFPTDDNNRRGNKMARERMSVLFDISAELEALVIGTSNKSEIMVGYGTLYGDLACAFNPLGNFYKTQIRQLAGCLGIAENIINKPPSADLWQGQTDEGELGITYEKLDRFLYYYIDKNYSEQQLLQQDFTANVINLIKTKITRNEFKRRLPKIAPFTG
- a CDS encoding DNA-3-methyladenine glycosylase I, whose product is MKNLCEWCLGNELMKEYHNTEWGTPVHDDSKLFEFLVLDAFQAGLSWLTILKKRENFRKAFDNFDYNKIAKYDEKKYDKLMNDAGIIRNKLKIKAAITNAMMFIDIQKEFGSFDKYIWQFVDSKTIHNRWKTMKEIPAKTAVSDLMSGDLKKRGFKFVGSTICYAFMQAAGLVNDHVVGCYRYKEVKKLK
- a CDS encoding Na/Pi cotransporter family protein, producing MIKELIFLFVGGLGMFLFGMRLMSDGLKATTSDKIKRILTLLTKNRFLAVLLGTGLTALIQSSSGMTVITIGLVNSGLLTLSQAIGVVMGANIGTTLTAWLVSFMGVFKITDYALIAVGIGFFMTLAPRGSSFRGRGQVLIGLGLLFLGLGFMKDAFHPLRESPAIINALQTLSVQPILAVIVGAAATILLQSSSATIAIVQLLAFQGLIDINTAIPLVLGENIGTTITAQIAAFNTNINARRTAMAHTLFNLIGTAYILPLVSLGIYLKFINLLIPGQVTTTNIMIYIAVSHSAFNIINTIIMLPLVKYLEKGAILLTPKGSNKINGMPKYLDRRVMKSPATALVQARNEVLRMAQMCREAIELSYTSFTNKDAKLFKKLIELEDAIDNLQGEITRFLVDLSQQHLEPLQSEELPVWMHSVNDLERIGDHTENLMELTERSIKLKTYLPPEAKKELQTMFKTIIEMSDNILLAIENNDRDRAYGALSCENRINHLFIEFRDSQIRRLNSGECKAIDGILFIDVINNLEKIGDHYTNIAQAVLKDFQYSYDEIKLPSPAKQQ
- the gyrA gene encoding DNA gyrase subunit A, yielding MPLGSEKILPVFIEEEMKNSYIDYSMSVITNRALPDVRDGLKPSNRRILVAMNDLNLSSGRPHRKCAKIAGDTSGNYHPHGEQVVYPTLVRMAQDFNMRYMLVDGQGNFGSIDGDSPAAMRYTEARMTSVSMEMLEDIKKDTVDFIPNYDDTRKEPKVLPGKFPNLICNGATGIAVGMATNIPPHNLNEAIEALTCLIDNPETSIDDLMQYIKGPDLPTGGIIFGLDDMRKGYHTGHGRFYIRAKANAETSKTGKESIIVSEIPYQVNKSNLLEKIAELVRDKRITGISDLRDESDRDGMRIVIELKRDAVTEVVLNQLFKMTQMQTSFGMNMLALVDGVPQVLNLKDMLQKFIDHRHEVVIRRTQFELDEAEKRAHILEGYKIALDNIDAVIELIKKSKSPAHAKEGLMKKFKLSEIQSQAILEMRLQRLTGLERQKIEDEYRSVIKRIAELKGILESKAKRMYIIKTELQELREKYGDERRTEILERDITEDFSIEDLIAEEDMVVTISHAGYIKRISISSYRKQSRGTRGKIGMETKEEDFVEHMFVASTHQYILFFTEHGKCYWLKVHEVPQGGRLAKGKPIVNMIGIHKKDSIAAFVPVRNFDDPGCIVMASKKGQIKKTELHAFSNPRRDGIIAMNIPSDDQVVEVGFTDGSCDIILATRQGQAIRFPESKVRSMGRTAYGVRGINLAKEDYVIGMVVVKREGTLLTVTENGCGKRSNIADYRVTNRGGKGIINIKASKRNGLVVAIKEVVGDDELLLITLKGIINRISVSQIRSIGRNTQGVRLIGLDPGDRLIDVARVANGNDNGNDNGKNDENSQ
- a CDS encoding OmpA family protein, coding for MVEESEKERPIIIINKKGGHGGHHGGAWKVAYADFITSMMAFFLVMWLVSQDQIIKDNVAQYFNDPIGFGKGLKGKGSQSILKGGESILKNSNSAKLNTRAITEERAKEVLRQAGEKITDALSGMPNFEAFQDHIEIDLTEEGLRIELIESLSPTNDSSFFFRLGESELSATGKEVIIPIAKELGKLNNKVIIEGHTDARQFAYGRIYSNWELSADRANAARKFMTANGLKDKQIEGVMGYAANRLKFPDNPLDARNRRVSILVLRDLSEHQIESMESHEIIDGNIVVD
- the motA gene encoding flagellar motor stator protein MotA, translating into MIAIVGFIIVLVGVLGGFVWEGGQLMVLFQPAEFLIIGGCALGSLIVASPIKIIKLMMSDIIGVLKPPPSKEYYVNLLVMLYEVFQGARKDGLVAMETHIENPQESKILTNYPDFLANHHLLNFFVDTMRLILSGGVPAHDLEALIDNDLDKMHEDEGKSPASINKMGDALPGFGIVAAVMGIVLTMGAIGGPPEVIGHKVGAALVGTFLGILLSYGFVAPLASNIEILNSEKSQSFTLVKQALLGFHKGMAPSIAVEFARRSIGADIRPGFIELEEACKATRDKG
- a CDS encoding small multi-drug export protein, with amino-acid sequence MMTLIYAIILSLLPIAELRGGIPYAYLSGQPIWLAYVVCVAANFLVGPIMFIFLETLHKLLIKWSFYEKLFDKFIRRVRKKTSHLIEKYGFWGITIFVAIPLPVTGAYTGTVAAWLFGLDKKKSLLAVLAGVCISGIVVSSVLYFGIGGFEFLYKKVG